The following nucleotide sequence is from Dialister pneumosintes.
TCGAATTCTGTCTAAAAGTTCTTTAAAATAACTGCTTACACCAAGATTTTTCAGTCTATTATCATCTATAGCAAATCCTTTGATTAAGTATTCTTTTAATATAGTGGAAGCATAATTTCTAAATTGAATACCACGAGGAGAACGAACTCGATATCCAATTGCCAAAATCATATCCAGAGAATAATAAGCTATATTACGAGAAATATTTCGCCCACCTTCATTTTGAACTGTCAACTTATAGTTGACAGTTGACTCCTCATCCAATTCTCCATCCTCAAGAATAGCTTTAATATGTTTACTGATATTCTGTTTGCTCGTTTGAAACAACTCTGCCATCTCAAGTTGGTTTAGCCAAACAGTTTCATTTTCTACATGAAGTTCAATTTTAGCTTTTCCATCTTCTGTATTATATAAAATAATATTATTCTTCATTTTCAAGCTCCTTTACAATTTCATTGATAGAAGCTCTTAATTCATCAATTTTACTTACAGTTTCTTCAATCTGTTTATTTAATACTTTTATATCAATTTTTTCTCTCGTATCTTCCTTCTCTATATAGGTAGATACGGAAAGATTGTAATCATTTTCTTCTATTTCAGATAACTCTACATATCTTGAAAAATATTTTGTATCTTTTCTATTTCTAAATGCATGAAGTATGGCTTCAATATTCTTTTCTTCTAAGATGTTATTATTCGTTTCTTTCTTAAATTCTTTACTTGCATCAATAAATAGAATTTTATTTTCTGTTTTATTTTTAGCCATTACTAAAACACAAGTAGCAATAGAAGTTCCATAAAATAAATTTTCCGGAAGTTGAATCACACAATCGATAAAGTTATTATCTACTAGATATTTACGAATTGTTTTTTCTGCACCTCGACGATAAAAAATTCCAGGGAAACAAACAATAGCAGCACGCCCTTTACTCGAAAGATAGCTTAAAGAGTGCATAATAAAAGCATAATCAGCATAAGATTTTGGTGCGAGTTTCCCCGCCGGAGCAAAACGTTCATCATTAATTAAAGTAGGATCAGCATCCCCAATCCATTTAATAGAGTAAGGAGGATTAGAAACAATAGCATCAAACGGTTTTTCTTCTCCATGTCTCGGATGTAATAAGGTATCCCCTCGCTCGATAGAAAAATGATTGTAATTAACATTATGTAAGAACATATTCATACGAGCTAAGTTGAAATTCGTCATATTGATTTCTTGCCCATAGAATCCTTCATCAATGATATGTTCATCAAACTGTTTTTTCATTTGCAAAAGTAACGAACCGCTTCCACAAGTCGGGTCATATACTTTATTAATTTTGTCTTTTCCATCCATAACTAAACGAGATAATAGTTTAGATACAGTTTGTGGCGTAAAAAATTCCCCACCGGATTTACCGGCATTACTTGCATAATTCGATATCAAATATTCATAAGCATCCCCGAATGCATCAATATCATTATCTTTAAAATTGCCAAAGTTAATGCCGGCTATCCCTGTCAATATATCTACGAGCCTCTTATTTTTCTCCGGTACACTTCCACCAAGACGATTACTGGTTGTATCCACATCATCAAATAATCCTTTAATATCTTCTTCTGAAGCAGATCCTACGGCACTTCCTTCGATGGCTTTGAAAATATTAGTTAAGTCAATATTTAAATTTTCATTAGTTTTTGCATTTTTCACTACATTCTCAAATAACTGGCTCGGTAAAATAAAAAAACCTTTATCTTCTACTGTACCGGGTCTAAAGTCTTTTTCTGCTTCTTCATCACTTAAATCGGCATAATTAAACTCTAAATCCCCCACCTCATGTTCTGCTGCATTAAAAAATTCTGTTATATTTTCAGAAATAAACCGATAAAAAAGTATACCTAAAATATATTGCTTAAAATCCCATCCATCAACGGCGCCTCGAACATCATCGGCAATCGCCCATATTTTACGATGTAATTCTGCTCTCTGTGCTGCTCCATTAGATTCACCGGTATAATTGCTCATTTATAACACACTCCTGATTGACTTTATAAAATCTCAACAATAATACACATAAATTATCATTGTCATTCATTATAGTATCGATAACTTCACACTTTTACAGTATAGCATATATTATTAACAGTAATTAAACACTTTATAAACTCCATTTATTTATCCCCATACAAAAAAGACTGCATGTATTGCAGTCTTTTTTACTAATTGTTATTCCATTATTTTCGCAAATTTCTCTGCTAGGTTATCCAGTGGTTAAAATTATATATTCTTTACATAGAAGTAAACTTTACTATGACTATTCCTTATTTTTTCCAAATGGTAGTTTCTTTAAAAGGTTTTGAATACCATTTTTTATTTTTGTTGACAGATTTGACTGTTCTTTATTTTTCTCGGATTCTTGTATAAATCTCCCCAATTGCTTTAAAGCAATCTTTTCATAAATAAGTGCCCCTTCTGTATCGCAATTTAATAAATTTGAGTAGGATTCGGAGTTGTTTAAGTCTAAAGGATTCGGTTCTACTACTTCAGATGCTTCTAATAATCCTAAATTATTCTCTTTTGCATACTGTAACGCTTTTATAAAAACCGGAAGATTCTGTACATAAAAGTCATCGATAATTTTTCGTGTTTCTTCCTGTTTTTCATAATCATCCAACAGCTGTACGACTTGCTCCGGTGCGATGTAAACACCTCCGGAATAATTTTCAACAAGTCCTCCATTTACCGGACTATGAATAAAATCTGGTTTTAATTGCTCCCATGGAGTTACATATTTCTTCATCTGCGGTTTATCATCCATTAAAAAGGAAAAAGCAGTTCCTCTTGTATAGTAATAAGGACTAAAATAACCTTGTACAATTGCTATATAGAATACATGCAATTTTTCAAAAGCTATATTCTCCTCTACTTTGGATGCTACACGCATGGTATCGATATATTCGTTCATAAAAAAGGGTTTCAAATGATACTCTTCCCCTATCTTTTCTAATGCAGCAATATTTCCGTCTGCTACATCCAACAGTTTTGAAAAATACCATTGTGTCATCTGCTCTACAGAAATCGGATGATAAGTAATGTCAAATCCCATATTTCTTCTCCTTTATAACAACTATATAATTACGCTTTACGTGGGTCTACAAATAAGGTCACTAATTCACAACGCTTTCCATTCTTATCCACGCCCCAGAACACTTGATAGATACCATCGCCGAAACCGGTAGCAACCATGACTATTTCATTGTTAGACTCCGGAATTTTAAAGCGGATAAAGTCACCGCCTTCTCTTTGTAAGTCAGGATATGCTTCTGCACTTTCTTTAAATAAATCGGCTAAGTAGTCATTATACCAATTTCCATTGGGGTGTTCTTTATACCATGCATACAATACTTTCCAATAACTTTCTGCCGCTTCCTTATCACAGAATGTAGACATGCCTGCATCCACCGGAAAAGCTGCTCGAAATTCCTTTTTATCTTTAGCTTTATACATTGTTGCCGCTTGATATGACAACGCTTCCTCTTCTGTCACTTTGAGACGCATACCTGTCATTCGTATACCGACCAACTCAGAGTCCAATATCCCAATAGTAATTGGGTAATATCCTGACGGAATAGTTTCTTTTATTACCGGAACATACATGGATTGCAATTCACAAATAGGATCTGCCGCCATTAACGTGCCGGACGGGAAATACACTTGTTCAAAAGTATATGTCTTAACATGTCGTGAATGAAATACTGCCTCTACTGTTTCCGGTGCGATGGTTTCTGCTTGTAACAGTTCATCTGTTTGTTCACAAATTTCTCTAATGGTCTGCTCTTCTTGCAATGCCACTTCCATATTTTGAACAAAGATTTTCATATCTTCAAGAGTAAGTCCACGAAGTAATACTAGCGGAAATTTATCTTCTACTACATAGTCTTTTAAAAAACGTACACTTTTGTAAAAAGGTAAATTACCAATAAGGGTGTCTTCTGTCGTACTTAATAGCAACAAACGATATTCTACTTCTTCCGGTTTATCTACGGAATACACTTCTGCCGGTTGTAAACATAAAACGGTATCTACCCCTTCTTTTAAAGTAAAGAACATATATCTTTTCCCGTCTTTTTCGTACATATTCGGCTGTGCTTTATGGCAGCTTTCCCATGAAGTATGATTCGTTTCTTTTATATCTTTATTCTTA
It contains:
- a CDS encoding type I restriction-modification system subunit M; this encodes MSNYTGESNGAAQRAELHRKIWAIADDVRGAVDGWDFKQYILGILFYRFISENITEFFNAAEHEVGDLEFNYADLSDEEAEKDFRPGTVEDKGFFILPSQLFENVVKNAKTNENLNIDLTNIFKAIEGSAVGSASEEDIKGLFDDVDTTSNRLGGSVPEKNKRLVDILTGIAGINFGNFKDNDIDAFGDAYEYLISNYASNAGKSGGEFFTPQTVSKLLSRLVMDGKDKINKVYDPTCGSGSLLLQMKKQFDEHIIDEGFYGQEINMTNFNLARMNMFLHNVNYNHFSIERGDTLLHPRHGEEKPFDAIVSNPPYSIKWIGDADPTLINDERFAPAGKLAPKSYADYAFIMHSLSYLSSKGRAAIVCFPGIFYRRGAEKTIRKYLVDNNFIDCVIQLPENLFYGTSIATCVLVMAKNKTENKILFIDASKEFKKETNNNILEEKNIEAILHAFRNRKDTKYFSRYVELSEIEENDYNLSVSTYIEKEDTREKIDIKVLNKQIEETVSKIDELRASINEIVKELENEE
- a CDS encoding DUF4241 domain-containing protein, with the protein product MGFFNFGKNKDIKETNHTSWESCHKAQPNMYEKDGKRYMFFTLKEGVDTVLCLQPAEVYSVDKPEEVEYRLLLLSTTEDTLIGNLPFYKSVRFLKDYVVEDKFPLVLLRGLTLEDMKIFVQNMEVALQEEQTIREICEQTDELLQAETIAPETVEAVFHSRHVKTYTFEQVYFPSGTLMAADPICELQSMYVPVIKETIPSGYYPITIGILDSELVGIRMTGMRLKVTEEEALSYQAATMYKAKDKKEFRAAFPVDAGMSTFCDKEAAESYWKVLYAWYKEHPNGNWYNDYLADLFKESAEAYPDLQREGGDFIRFKIPESNNEIVMVATGFGDGIYQVFWGVDKNGKRCELVTLFVDPRKA